Proteins from one Mycobacterium sp. SMC-2 genomic window:
- the ripC gene encoding peptidoglycan hydrolase RipC → MRLDSRYPFARVCTRFAIGTLAGLTVLSGVLAANVSADPADDALAKLNELSRQAEQTTEAMHSAQLNLNDKLAAQRAADKKHSDAQAAVDAARARLASFQSAVNKLAAATYMGGRVDGMTAMLTAGSPQGLIDKLAMQRQMATQMSDQMKNFRIAGEQAAKAERESAKAAADAKSAAEQAAAVRASLQSKQSQLQVQIAVVKSQYVSLTPEQRTALADPGPVPAAAPAPGAPAPEAAPPLAGQAPGAVPPPGGMPGPFGGGFGGGDRATVVQAALTQVGSPYVWGGAAPGGFDCSGLVMWAFQQAGISLPHSSQAQAQGGQPVAVSDLQPGDVITFYSDASHSGIYVGDGMVIHSSTYGQPVRVVPMNAAGPIHDARRY, encoded by the coding sequence TTGAGGCTTGACTCTAGATACCCGTTTGCGCGTGTGTGCACACGATTTGCCATCGGGACGCTAGCGGGCCTCACGGTGTTATCCGGTGTCCTTGCCGCGAACGTTTCGGCCGACCCTGCCGATGACGCGCTGGCGAAGCTCAACGAGTTGTCCCGCCAGGCCGAGCAGACCACCGAGGCGATGCACAGCGCGCAGCTCAACCTCAACGACAAATTGGCGGCCCAGCGGGCGGCGGACAAGAAGCACAGCGACGCCCAGGCCGCCGTCGATGCGGCCAGGGCCCGATTGGCGTCGTTCCAGAGCGCCGTCAACAAACTCGCGGCCGCCACCTACATGGGCGGCCGCGTCGACGGCATGACGGCCATGTTGACGGCGGGGTCGCCGCAGGGACTGATCGACAAGTTGGCCATGCAGCGGCAAATGGCGACGCAGATGTCCGACCAGATGAAGAACTTCCGGATCGCCGGCGAGCAGGCCGCCAAGGCCGAGCGGGAGTCCGCCAAGGCCGCCGCCGACGCCAAGAGCGCGGCCGAGCAGGCCGCCGCGGTGCGCGCCAGCCTGCAATCCAAGCAAAGTCAGCTGCAGGTGCAGATAGCCGTCGTCAAGTCGCAGTACGTTTCCCTGACGCCCGAGCAGCGCACCGCGCTGGCCGATCCCGGCCCCGTGCCGGCCGCTGCGCCGGCGCCCGGCGCGCCCGCGCCGGAGGCCGCGCCGCCGCTCGCGGGACAGGCGCCCGGTGCGGTTCCGCCTCCCGGCGGAATGCCCGGGCCCTTCGGTGGCGGGTTCGGCGGCGGTGACCGCGCAACCGTCGTGCAGGCGGCGTTGACCCAGGTCGGTTCGCCGTATGTCTGGGGTGGCGCCGCGCCCGGCGGGTTCGACTGCTCCGGCCTGGTGATGTGGGCCTTCCAGCAGGCCGGTATCTCGCTGCCACACTCCAGCCAGGCGCAGGCCCAAGGCGGCCAACCGGTGGCGGTGTCGGACCTGCAGCCCGGCGACGTGATCACCTTTTATTCCGACGCGTCACATAGCGGCATCTACGTAGGTGACGGCATGGTGATCCATTCCTCCACCTACGGCCAGCCGGTGCGCGTGGTGCCGATGAATGCCGCAGGCCCGATCCACGACGCCCGCCGCTACTAG